In the genome of Populus nigra chromosome 9, ddPopNigr1.1, whole genome shotgun sequence, one region contains:
- the LOC133702961 gene encoding pentatricopeptide repeat-containing protein At4g21300 has translation MSYTKLPSMHRHFTNTWLKSKSLHTNFKKGFKDPIFLSTEHSLATQLESMLQKPSTKLEQAKQLHAQFVVSGINIINNGLLGGKMLGMYVLCNSFVDAKKLFYQLEFYYAMPWNWMIRGLVKMGCFDFALLFYFKMLGCGVFPDKYTFPPVIKCCTGLNNVRLGKVIQDMILEMGFDLDMFVASSLIKLYADNGCIEDARRFFDKMIDKDCVLWNVMINGYVQCGESDSAIKLFKDMMSSEAKPDSVTFACVLSISCSEAMVEYGRQLHGLVVRSGLDFDPLVGNTLVTVYSKGRQLGDARKLFDMMPQIDLVVWNRMIGGYVQNGFMDDASMLFNEMISAGIKPDSITFTSFLPSLAESSSLRQIKEIHGYIVRHGVILDVYLNSALIDLYFKCRDAVMACKMFTLSTKFDIVIYTAMISGYVLNGMNKDALEIFRWLLQKKMIPNALTFSSILPACAGLAAIKLGRELHGYIIKNELEEKCPVGSAIMNMYAKCGRLDLAHLIFGRISIKDAICWNSIITSFSQDGKPEEAIYLFRQMGMEGVKYDCVTVSAALSACANIPALHYGKEIHGFMIKGAFESDLFDMSALINMYAKCGKLNIARLVFNLMQEKNEVAWNSIIAAYGYHGYLADSLALFHNMLEEGIQPDHITFLTILSSCGHAGQVEDGVHYFRCMTEEYGIPAQMEHYACMADLFGRAGHLDEAFEVITSMPFPPAASVWGTLLGACRVHGNVELAEVASRYLLDLEPKNSGYYLLLTHVLADAGKWRSVHTIQHLMKERGVQKVPGCSWIEVNNTTCVFFAADGSHPESPQIYSLLKSLLLELRKVGYVPQPVACFGND, from the coding sequence ATGTCCTACACAAAACTACCTTCAATGCACAGACATTTCACAAATACTTGGCTAAAGTCGAAGTCTTTACACACAAACTTCAAAAAAGGCTTTAAAGATCCAATCTTTTTAAGCACCGAACACTCTTTAGCCACCCAACTTGAATCAATGTTGCAAAAACCAAGTACAAAACTTGAACAAGCAAAACAACTACATGCCCAATTCGTTGTTAGTGGAATAAACATCATCAACAATGGCTTGTTGGGTGGGAAAATGTTGGGTATGTATGTGCTATGTAATAGTTTCGTGGATGCTAAGAAGCTTTTTTATCAGCTTGAGTTTTATTATGCCATGCCTTGGAATTGGATGATTAGAGGGTTAGTGAAAATGGgttgttttgattttgctttgttgttttatttcaaaatgtTGGGTTGTGGTGTGTTTCCTGATAAGTATACTTTCCCTCCTGTGATTAAGTGTTGCACTGGTTTGAATAATGTGAGATTAGGGAAGGTGattcaagatatgattttggAGATGGGTTTTGATTTGGATATGTTTGTTGCTAGTTCTTTGATCAAGTTGTATGCCGATAATGGCTGTATAGAGGATGCTAGGCGcttttttgataaaatgatTGATAAAGATTGTGTTTTGTGGAATGTGATGATTAACGGTTATGTACAGTGTGGGGAGTCTGATAGTGCTATTAAGTTGTTTAAGGATATGATGAGCTCTGAAGCTAAGCCTGATTCCGTGACGTTTGCTTGTGTTCTTTCTATCTCTTGCTCTGAGGCAATGGTTGAGTATGGTAGACAGCTTCATGGGCTTGTTGTTCGTAGCGGGTTAGATTTTGATCCTCTGGTGGGGAATACACTAGTGACTGTGTATTCAAAAGGCAGGCAATTGGGCGATGCACgtaaattatttgatatgatgCCTCAGATTGATTTGGTGGTTTGGAATAGGATGATTGGTGGGTATGTACAAAATGGGTTTATGGATGATGCTTCGATGTTGTTTAATGAGATGATATCTGCCGGTATTAAACCAGACTCCATCACTTTTACTAGTTTCCTCCCATCACTTGCTGAGTCATCGAGTCTCAGGCAAATTAAGGAAATTCATGGTTATATAGTGAGGCATGGTGTGATTTTGGATGTGTACTTGAACAGTGCTCTTATTGACTTGTACTTTAAATGCAGGGATGCCGTGATGGCATGCAAGATGTTTACTCTAAGCACaaaatttgatattgttatttatacGGCTATGATTTCAGGCTATGTGCTTAATGGTATGAATAAGGATGCTTTAGAAATCTTTAGGTGGTtacttcaaaagaaaatgattccAAATGCTTTAACATTTTCTAGTATTTTGCCAGCATGTGCTGGTTTGGCTGCTATAAAATTGGGGAGAGAATTGCATGGTTACATCATCAAGAATGAGTTAGAAGAGAAATGTCCCGTGGGAAGTGCAATTATGAACATGTATGCAAAATGCGGAAGATTGGATCTTGCACACCTAATTTTTGGAAGAATTTCCATAAAGGATGCTATTTGTTGGAACTCTATAATCACAAGTTTTTCCCAGGATGGAAAACCAGAGGAGGCCATTTATCTTTTTCGTCAAATGGGGATGGAAGGAGTGAAGTATGATTGCGTGACTGTTTCAGCTGCTCTCTCTGCTTGTGCAAACATTCCAGCGCTTCATTATGGGAAAGAGATTCATGGTTTCATGATTAAAGGTGCATTTGAGTCTGACCTTTTTGATATGAGTGCACTGATAAACATGTATGCCAAATGTGGGAAACTAAATATTGCTCGCCTGGTGTTCAACTTGATGCAAGAGAAGAATGAAGTTGCATGGAATAGCATCATTGCTGCTTATGGGTACCATGGTTACCTTGCGGACTCTCTTGCTCTGTTTCATAATATGTTGGAAGAAGGAATTCAGCCAGATCATATCACCTTTCTCACTATATTATCTTCTTGCGGCCATGCTGGACAGGTCGAGGATGGAGTTCACTACTTCCGCTGCATGACTGAGGAATATGGTATCCCAGCTCAAATGGAGCATTATGCTTGCATGGCAGATTTGTTTGGCCGGGCAGGCCATTTGGATGAAGCGTTTGAAGTCATAACAAGCATGCCATTTCCACCTGCTGCCAGTGTTTGGGGCACGTTGCTGGGAGCCTGTCGAGTCCATGGCAATGTTGAACTTGCTGAAGTGGCTTCAAGATATCTACTTGACTTGGAACCAAAAAATTCTGGTTACTATTTATTGCTTACTCATGTACTCGCTGATGCTGGAAAATGGAGGAGTGTGCATACGATACAACATTTGATGAAAGAAAGAGGAGTCCAGAAAGTTCCTGGATGCAGTTGGATTGAGGTCAACAACAccacttgtgtgttttttgctGCAGATGGAAGTCACCCGGAATCTCCTCAGATCTATTCTTTGCTGAAGAGTCTCCTCCTAGAGTTAAGAAAAGTTGGTTATGTTCCTCAACCTGTAGCTTGTTTTGGAAATGATTGA
- the LOC133703153 gene encoding protein LIGHT-DEPENDENT SHORT HYPOCOTYLS 4-like, translated as MSAAVAAAASAATMSHNSARGGSSGTPKSHQLQKGVLLPPSSPISSPLPLSRYESQKRRDWNTFGQYLRNHRPPLALSRCSGAHVLEFLRYLDQFGKTKVHNQGCPFFGHPHPPSPCSCPLKQAWGSLDALTGRLRAAFEENGGLPETNPFGARAVRLYLREVRDAQAKARGIAYEKKKRKNPVQQQQQKSQTAGNGSYSHVQEGICNGGTDGYVPRNVLSNGAAMINVGDVYVFN; from the coding sequence ATGTCAGCTGCTGTTGCCGCCGCCGCCTCTGCGGCCACTATGTCACATAATTCTGCAAGAGGTGGCTCGTCAGGAACTCCTAAGAGCCACCAATTGCAGAAAGGAGTGCTATTACCACCatcatcaccaatatcatcaccaCTACCATTGAGTCGTTACGAATCTCAGAAGCGACGAGACTGGAACACTTTCGGGCAGTACCTAAGAAACCACAGGCCACCACTGGCACTGTCACGGTGCAGTGGAGCTCATGTTTTGGAGTTTTTGAGGTATCTTGATCAGTTTGGAAAGACCAAGGTGCATAACCAAGGTTGTCCATTTTTTGGCCACCCCCATCCACCATCTCCTTGCTCTTGCCCTCTCAAGCAAGCATGGGGCAGCCTTGATGCTCTCACCGGACGTCTCCGTGCTGCCTTCGAAGAGAACGGTGGACTGCCTGAGACAAACCCTTTTGGTGCACGCGCTGTGAGATTGTACTTAAGGGAAGTAAGAGATGCACAGGCAAAAGCTAGAGGGATAGCttatgagaagaagaagagaaagaacccagtacaacagcagcagcagaagtCACAAACTGCAGGAAATGGCTCTTACAGCCATGTTCAAGAAGGTATTTGTAATGGTGGAACTGATGGATACGTTCCAAGAAATGTCCTGTCAAATGGGGCTGCTATGATTAATGTTGGGGATGTGTACGTGTTCAACTAA